The Longimicrobium sp. genomic interval CGCCACCCGCAGGTCCACTCCGCGCAGGATCTCCCGCTTTCCGTGCGCCACGCGCAGCCCGGTCACCGCCAGTCCGCCGCTCATGCCAGGCTCCAGCGCCGCTCCAGCCGCCGCGCGAACCGCGACAGCGGAAGGGAGAAGAGGAGATACAGCCCCGCGCAGATGATCCCCGGCACCACCCAGCTCCCCACGTTGGTGGCGTAGATCGCCGTCTGCTTGGTCAGCTCCACCACGGTGATGACGGAGACGAGCGACGAGTCCTTCAGCAGCGCCACGAAGTCGTTCGTCATCGGCGCCAGCGCCAGCCGGAGCGCCTGGGGCCCGCGCACCAGCCGCAGGATCTGCCCTTCCGAGAGCCCCAGCGTGCGCCCGGCCTCCAGCTGCGCGCGTGGGATCGCCTCCAGCGCCGCGCGGTAGATCTCCGACTCGTACGCCGCGTAGTTCAGCCCCAGTCCGAGTACCGCGGCGAAAAAAGCGGGGAGCCGGACGACGCCGGAAAGGCCGTAGTAGATGACGAAGAGCTGCAGCAGCACCGGCGTCCCGCGCATCACCTCCACGTAGACCGTCAGCAGCGCGCGCAGCAGCGGATGCCCGTACACCCGCCCCGCCGCGACCAGGATGCCGATGGTCACCGCCAGCGCCATCGCCAGGCACGACAGCACCAGCGTCACCCCCGCGGCCCGCGCCAGCGCGGGAAGATAGGTGCGCAGCGCGCGGTTGCTCGCCGGCGCCGGCGCGGCGGCGTCCGTCGCCGGCGCTTGGGCCAGCACCCGGCGGAAGTACGCCGCCTCGCCATCGTTCCACACGCCCCAGCGCCGGAAGGTCCGCTCCAGCGACCCGTCCGCCATCCGCGCCCGCAGCACCGCGTTGGCCGAGTCCCGCAGCGCCGCGTCGGCGCGCGCGAACACGGCCACGTAGTGCCCCGTCGCCGCCGGCTCGGGCTGGATGACGAACCCGCCCGTGCGCCGCAGCGAGCGCTCGGCGATGACGTTGTCCAGCAGCACCGCGTCCACCCGCCCGGCCACCAGGTCGCTGTACGGGTGCACGTCGTCGTCGTA includes:
- a CDS encoding ABC transporter substrate-binding protein/permease — protein: MEADPADPSKVRGFDVEIAEMIARGLGREPVFVQVAWASIEQSVERGDFEVGMSGVEDRPELRARHSVSIPYYEFHEVLAVRPGDRNRFRRLSDLAGRRVATLGQTMAYQMLVDEQARSGLIPISYDDDVHPYSDLVAGRVDAVLLDNVIAERSLRRTGGFVIQPEPAATGHYVAVFARADAALRDSANAVLRARMADGSLERTFRRWGVWNDGEAAYFRRVLAQAPATDAAAPAPASNRALRTYLPALARAAGVTLVLSCLAMALAVTIGILVAAGRVYGHPLLRALLTVYVEVMRGTPVLLQLFVIYYGLSGVVRLPAFFAAVLGLGLNYAAYESEIYRAALEAIPRAQLEAGRTLGLSEGQILRLVRGPQALRLALAPMTNDFVALLKDSSLVSVITVVELTKQTAIYATNVGSWVVPGIICAGLYLLFSLPLSRFARRLERRWSLA